A stretch of DNA from Bacillota bacterium:
GCCGGCGGGTGGTCGTCTGGCGGCACGGGCTGCGCAACGCCCTCATCCCGGTGCTGACCCTGGCCGGGATCCAGTTCGGCTACCTGCTGGGCGGCTCCGTGATTGTGGAAACCATCTTCGGCTGGCCGGGCGTCGGGCGGCTGGCGGTCAATGCCATCTGGAAGCGAGATCTGCCCGTCATCCAGGGCACCGTGCTCATCTTCACGCTTCTGTTCGTGCTCGTAAACCTGGTGGTGGACGTGCTCTATGCCTACCTCGACCCCCGAATCCGCTACGACTGATCTCGCCGCGCCGGTCACACCCGGCCGATGGGGCAACTGGCGGCGGTTCGCCCGGAACCGGCTGGCCGTGGCCGGCGCGGCCATCCTGGCCGTCATGGCGGCCAGCGCGCTGCTCGCGCCGTATGCGGCGCCGTACGACCCGCTCGAGATGAGCCTGGGCCGCCCGTTCGAGCCCCCGGGCTCCCCCGGGCATCTGCTGGGGACCGACAACTTCGGGCGGGACGTGTTGAGCCGCCTGCTGTTCGGGGGCCGAACTTCGCTCGTGGTCGGGTTTGCCGTCATCGGCCTGGCGGCCTCGGTGGGACTGGTCCTGGGCGCCGTGTCGGGGTATTACGGCGGCGTGGTGGACCTGCTGCTCATGCGGGTCACCGACCTGTTCTTCGCCTTTCCCTTCTTCATCCTGGCCATCGGGGTCATTGCGGCGCTCGGGCCTGGCATTCAGAACGTGATGCTCGTGCTCGCCGCCGTTAGCTGGCCGGAGTACGCGCGGCTCGTGCGGGGCAAGGTGCTGGCCCTCAAGGCCGAGCCCTACGTGGAAAGCGCCCGGGCAGCCGGCGCCGGCGACCTGCGCCTCATCTTCCGCCACATTCTGCCCAACAGCCTCGGGCCGGTCGTGGTCACGGGGACGATGGGGCTCGCCAACGCCATCCTGGCCGCGGCGGGTCTGAGCTTCCTCGGGATGGGCGTTCAGCCACCCTGGCCAGAGTGGGGCGCGATGCTGAGCGAAG
This window harbors:
- a CDS encoding ABC transporter permease; the encoded protein is MPTSTPESATTDLAAPVTPGRWGNWRRFARNRLAVAGAAILAVMAASALLAPYAAPYDPLEMSLGRPFEPPGSPGHLLGTDNFGRDVLSRLLFGGRTSLVVGFAVIGLAASVGLVLGAVSGYYGGVVDLLLMRVTDLFFAFPFFILAIGVIAALGPGIQNVMLVLAAVSWPEYARLVRGKVLALKAEPYVESARAAGAGDLRLIFRHILPNSLGPVVVTGTMGLANAILAAAGLSFLGMGVQPPWPEWGAMLSEAKTFMRTAPHLVVAPGAAIMVTVLAINFVGDGLQEALDPKLRSERGV